GGAAGAAGCTCAAATCCCGGGGCCGGACAAGCCGGAGGACGCAGGCGGCCCCACCCGCTGCCCAGGCCGGCACCCCACACCCCTCTTCTGGGGGCACCCCGTGTCCCTCCCGGTGCCCCTCCGGTGCCCCGCAGCTCACCCCCAGGACAAAGTCGTCACGGTCCCCGGGCAGCACGTCCGCATCCAGCACCAAGAACACCTGCGGAGCCAGAGCGGAAGGCGGCTCGCCAGCCCGGCCCAGGCCACCGGCGCCACaagggcaggggggcggggaggaggggtgggcccGAGGCGCCTCCCGCGTCCACACGCGAGGTCAAGGCCACACGCACAGAAATGGACACGAGGTTCCCGAGGGCGATGGCGTTCCCCAGGTAGTCGAAGTAGCGGTGGCTGAAGAGGACCTGGGCGCTCTGCAGGAAGGGAGCCCGGTACTCCGGCCGCGGCGGGCGCTGCGGAGGGGACACGCGTGGGCTCAGAGACATGCGCCCCCAGGAGGCACGCGGCCGTGGGGAGCCCTCCGGCGATGCACCCCCTTCTTCTGAGATTCGACTTTCTCCTACCTCTCTCTTATCCCAGTCAGCCCAgcctaagaaa
The Suricata suricatta isolate VVHF042 unplaced genomic scaffold, meerkat_22Aug2017_6uvM2_HiC HiC_scaffold_30282, whole genome shotgun sequence genome window above contains:
- the LOC115284980 gene encoding two pore calcium channel protein 2-like — protein: MFEIIFLGWADWDKREVGESRISEEGGASPEGSPRPRASWGRMSLSPRVSPPQRPPRPEYRAPFLQSAQVLFSHRYFDYLGNAIALGNLVSISVFLVLDADVLPGDRDDFVLG